DNA sequence from the Tissierella sp. genome:
TCATACTAATAAAAAGCACATAGAGGGACTGCCCCTCTGTGTGCTTTTTTATTGTTATGATTTCCAGTTTGTGGTAAGCTTTAATTGAGGTGATTGCTGTGAAATATAATTGTCTAATAGTTGATGATGAGGAAGCCTTATCCGAAAGTACCTGTGAATATTTTAATATCTTTGGAGTGAAAACTTTTTGGGTCTCAAATGAAAAGGATTGCTTTGATTTTTTAATGGAAAACAAAACCGATTTAATACTTTTAGATATCAACTTAGGAGAATCCTCGGGATTTGAAATATGCAAGAAGTTAAGAAACTCAACAAATATACCTATTCTTTTCATTAGTGCAAGAACAAGTGATGATGATGTACTCCTTGGTCTTAATGTAGGTGGAGATGATTATATTCAAAAACCCTACTCACTTAATGTTCTTTTGGCTAAAGTCAAGGCTGTATTGAAACGATATGGAGGACAAGAGGAAGTATTCTGTTTCGGAAGTTTCAAAATAGACTTTACTATGGAAAAACTTATGAATGAAAATAAGGAAATCAAACTAAAGTCTATGGAATACAGACTTCTCTCTTATTTAGTCCAAAACAGAAATCGAACTATTTCAAAAGAAGAATTGTTTCAAAGGGTTTGGGGAGATGGAATTACCAGCGATGGAACATTAAATGTTCATATTAGAAGACTTCGTGAAAAGATAGAAGAAAACCCTAATGAGCCACAGTACATTAAAACCTTGTGGGGGACAGGCTATGTATTTGAAACAGAGTAGGAGTTGTTTAAAATGAATATCAAAAAATTAAGTATTTTAACAATTACCTTTTTTATAATTGGCATTAGTATAATACTTTGTCTTTTTGCCACTAACAAAGATATTAAGATTGACACCGTTGCTGTAAATGATATTACTCAATCTTTAGCTAAGGGTTGGGACAAGCTTGAGGAATCACCTTTACCCGGCTTACAATATGG
Encoded proteins:
- a CDS encoding response regulator transcription factor gives rise to the protein MKYNCLIVDDEEALSESTCEYFNIFGVKTFWVSNEKDCFDFLMENKTDLILLDINLGESSGFEICKKLRNSTNIPILFISARTSDDDVLLGLNVGGDDYIQKPYSLNVLLAKVKAVLKRYGGQEEVFCFGSFKIDFTMEKLMNENKEIKLKSMEYRLLSYLVQNRNRTISKEELFQRVWGDGITSDGTLNVHIRRLREKIEENPNEPQYIKTLWGTGYVFETE